Proteins from a genomic interval of Quercus robur chromosome 9, dhQueRobu3.1, whole genome shotgun sequence:
- the LOC126701041 gene encoding uncharacterized protein LOC126701041 — translation MGFMAALQQASVLKAIVSSRCLSDYRDLFNLRHLVCRWCSATHTFLISCDKITVTLEDMANQLLLPILSDTDPNDIELSTEEEVMEVELKKGISGNAKLSHWVGAFSKASTAICHAAFVTFWLSIKISAGVSLPLALMFLGHLYVQLDILQSDERQAGSCHIVTTSAHSTILQHLLWELCARHLAKCKSVYFAKDKYQSCSKVGLKPFGNPIVKFFDKGVGFSWRAYRYLSSGFTCADLAMDPFMATIGTTTMLTAFDGRGIIYLAATNAGWLPYLTDEGICYVHYSANRVKRQFGLDQDIPNDFTTILESTTSVRPFLCPSAFEFWSRHFTAVIIPSS, via the exons ATGGGTTTTATGGCGGCATTACAACAGGCTAGCGTGTTGAAGGCCATCGTTTCTTCCCGGTGTTTGTCCGACTATCGGGATTTGTTCAACCTTCGCCATTTAGTCTGTCGATGGTGTAGCGCCACCCATACCTTCCTTATTTCTTGCGACAAGATCACTGTGACCTTAGAGGATATGGCGAATCAACTATTGCTACCTATTCTCAGTGATACGGACCCAAATGATATTGAGCTTTCCACCGAGGAGGAGGTCATGGAGGTCGAGTTGAAGAAAGGGATAAGTGGGAACGCAAAGTTGTCTCACTGGGTTGGTGCTTTCTCCAAGGCTTCCACCGCCATCTGCCATGCCGCCTTTGTCACGTTTTGGCTTT CCATAAAGATTTCTGCTGGAGTGAGTCTGCCATTGGCCCTTatgtttttgggtcatttgtatGTACAACTGGATATTCTGCAAAGTGATGAGAGGCAGGCAGGTTCCTGCCATATAGTTACTACCTCTGCCCACAGTACCATATTACAGCACCTGCTGTGGGAGCTTTGTGCTAGGCATTTGGCTAAGTGCAAGTCAGTCTACTTTGCCAAGGATAAATACCAGTCTTGTTCAAAG GTTGGGTTGAAGCCGTTTGGGAACCCTATTGTAAAGTTCTTTGATAAGGGAGTTGGCTTTTCTTGGAGAGCTTATAGATATTTAAGTAGTGGATTCACTTGTGCTGATTTGGCTATGGACCCTTTTATGGCCACTATTGGGACCACTACCATGTTGACTGCTTTTGATGGAAGGGGGATTATATACTTAGCAGCCACTAATGCTGGGTGGTTGCCTTATCTGACTGATGAGGGTATTTGCTATGTTCATTATTCTGCCAACAGAGTGAAGAGGCAATTTGGACTTGATCAGGACATACCCAATGACTTCACTACTATCCTAGAGTCCACTACTTCTGTCCGGCCTTTCTTGTGCCCTAGTGCCTTCGAGTTTTGGAGCAGGCACTTCACAGCAGTCATTATTCCGAGTTCTTAG